A stretch of the Filimonas lacunae genome encodes the following:
- a CDS encoding carboxypeptidase M32, translated as MKSTAELYEQYSEHMKRIADMRYAAAVLQWDQETYMPAKGAERRAWQLATLSETAHEMATDAKFEQLVEELIQRDNPHRARHVNVALTHEDLQRQKKLSGAFVRKLSEAVSRAFNSWIAARKANNFGLFEKDLEQLVALKRESAELYGYEGHPYNALIYEYERSVTVDKLDSTFQTIIPALTPLVQQASKATLNADFLHRFYPKEKQWEWGMWLVKELGFDLEAGRQDISEHPFTTNFSAKDVRITTRIDEQDFANMTWSCIHEAGHALYEQGLPDSEYGLPSGEYASLSIHESQSRLWENCVGRSQAFWNHYLPVLKSYFPEQLQEVDVTAFYKGINKVQPSFIRTEADEITYHFHVYIRYQVEKELIAGTLAVKDIPARWNELYQQHLGIKVPDDRTGCLQDVHWSHGSFGYFPTYSMGSFYAAQFWTKAQKDIPALQQPDMDANALAELLAWLRKHIHASGRLLDSEALCKAVTGEPLNVNYFIHYAREKFTGI; from the coding sequence ATGAAGTCAACAGCAGAATTATATGAACAGTATAGTGAGCATATGAAGCGTATTGCCGATATGCGCTATGCAGCGGCAGTGTTACAGTGGGATCAGGAAACATATATGCCTGCCAAAGGTGCAGAAAGGCGTGCCTGGCAGCTGGCTACTTTAAGTGAAACAGCGCACGAGATGGCTACGGATGCAAAGTTTGAACAGCTGGTAGAAGAATTGATACAACGTGATAATCCACATAGAGCCAGGCATGTGAATGTGGCGCTGACGCATGAAGATTTACAGCGGCAAAAGAAGCTGAGCGGTGCTTTTGTGCGTAAGCTGTCAGAAGCAGTTAGCCGTGCTTTTAACAGCTGGATAGCTGCCCGCAAAGCCAACAACTTTGGCCTGTTTGAAAAAGACCTGGAACAACTGGTGGCTTTGAAACGGGAAAGTGCAGAGTTATATGGTTACGAAGGGCATCCTTATAATGCGCTTATCTATGAATATGAACGTTCGGTTACAGTAGATAAACTGGATAGTACTTTTCAAACGATCATTCCTGCACTCACTCCTTTAGTGCAGCAAGCCAGTAAAGCCACTTTGAATGCCGATTTCCTGCATCGTTTTTATCCTAAGGAAAAGCAGTGGGAGTGGGGCATGTGGCTGGTAAAAGAGCTGGGCTTTGATCTGGAAGCCGGCCGGCAGGATATTTCGGAACATCCTTTCACTACCAATTTCAGTGCAAAGGATGTGCGTATTACCACACGCATTGATGAGCAGGATTTTGCCAACATGACGTGGAGTTGCATACACGAGGCAGGGCATGCTTTATACGAGCAGGGATTACCGGATAGTGAGTATGGTTTGCCATCTGGCGAATATGCTTCGTTGAGCATTCATGAATCGCAAAGCCGCTTATGGGAAAACTGTGTAGGTCGTAGCCAGGCTTTCTGGAATCATTACCTGCCGGTGCTGAAAAGCTATTTCCCTGAGCAATTGCAGGAGGTGGACGTTACTGCTTTCTACAAAGGAATTAATAAGGTGCAGCCTTCTTTTATACGTACCGAAGCCGATGAAATCACTTACCATTTTCATGTATATATCCGTTACCAGGTAGAGAAAGAACTGATAGCAGGTACATTGGCGGTGAAGGATATCCCGGCCAGATGGAATGAACTGTATCAGCAGCACCTGGGCATTAAGGTGCCTGACGACAGAACGGGTTGCCTGCAGGATGTGCACTGGAGTCATGGCAGCTTTGGCTATTTTCCTACATATAGCATGGGAAGTTTTTACGCTGCACAGTTTTGGACTAAAGCGCAAAAAGACATTCCTGCCTTGCAACAGCCAGATATGGATGCCAATGCGCTGGCTGAGTTACTGGCCTGGTTACGCAAACATATTCATGCTAGTGGAAGATTGCTGGATAGTGAAGCTTTGTGCAAGGCAGTGACAGGGGAGCCATTAAACGTGAACTACTTCATCCACTACGCCCGGGAAAAGTTTACAGGGATTTGA